In Rosa chinensis cultivar Old Blush chromosome 1, RchiOBHm-V2, whole genome shotgun sequence, a genomic segment contains:
- the LOC112198706 gene encoding uncharacterized protein LOC112198706 — MVDIIVKHNRFFHCRIIDPISNSTWFATFVYVYPDKSLQFDFWNELTSLKPSSNDPWIIMGNFNNVTCTEEKSGGSNPSSTYMHNFIHFLNSINVCSLPAEGLPFTWSNKHSDQSLIFELLDRVVANPHWLNLFPFATLENLLISGSDHGPIVLTILPVRVIKTYSLKFEAIWQSHPEFPNLVKKFWSQTLDSNPIKNFKPISNAFCFHLSHWSKEQFGNFRNKYSTLENDLAFYQLQFMNNPNSDF, encoded by the coding sequence ATGGTAGATATTATTGTGAAGCATAATAGGTTCTTTCATTGCAGAATTATTGATCCTATTTCCAATTCCACTTGGTTTGCTACCTTTGTTTATGTTTACCCGGACAAAAGTTTGCAGTTTGACTTTTGGAATGAGTTAACCTCTCTTAAACCTAGTTCTAATGATCCTTGGATTATCATGGGGAATTTTAATAATGTTACTTGTACTGAAGAAAAATCTGGAGGCAGCAATCCCTCCTCAACTTATATGCACAATTTTATTCATTTTCTGAATTCCATTAATGTTTGCTCCCTTCCGGCTGAAGGACTTCCTTTCACTTGGTCCAATAAGCATTCTGATCAGTCTTTGATTTTTGAGCTTTTGGATAGAGTGGTGGCTAACCCCCACTGGCTGAATTTATTCCCGTTTGCTACTCTAGAAAATCTCCTTATTTCTGGGTCTGATCATGGACCTATTGTTTTGACTATTCTTCCTGTTAGGGTTATTAAGACTTATAGTCTTAAATTTGAAGCCATTTGGCAATCTCACCCGGAGTTTCCTAACTTAGTAAAGAAATTTTGGAGTCAGACTCTGGATTCCAACCCTATTAAGAATTTTAAGCCTATCTCTAATGCTTTTTGCTTTCACCTCAGTCATTGGAGCAAAGAACAGTTTGGGAACTTTAGGAATAAGTACTCTACTTTGGAGAATGATCTAGCCTTCTATCAGCTTCAATTTATGAACAATCCCAATTCTGATTTTTAA